In Myxococcales bacterium, the DNA window CCACCCGCTCCGAAGACCGTCGCCAGACCGACGACGCTGGGTGCGTGTCAGGTTCTGTTACAGCTGTCGATGTTGTTGCTGCCGATGGCGACGCGGGCCAGCTTCTGCGCCACGAAGTTCACCTCGTTCGTGGCCTTCGAGCAGCTGAACATGCCGAACGTGTTTGGCCCGTGTCGCCCGACCGAGCTCTTGATCCCCGCAGCCGCGTGGTCCAGCGCCTCGTCCCAGGTCGCGGGACGCAAGGCGCCGTTCTCCTTGATCATCGGCTGAGTGAGTCGGGGCAGGCTCGGCTTCACGGGGCACCTCTCGGCCGAAAGCATACGGGGCGCAGACGGGCCGCGGCAATGTTCAGCGGGTCGTTCGACTTGCGTGCGGGGCCGCTCGCGCGGAAAATCGCTGCATATGCCAGGTCCATCTCGTGCCCCTGCCCTGTTCTCGCCGCCACTCGGCGCGCTCGCGCGCAGCCTTTCCGTGGCTTCCCTCGCGCTCTCGGTCGCCTGTGGCTCCGACGATGGCGGCGGCTCATCGAGCAACGCTGGTGGCGGGGGCAAGGCTGGCGGGAGTGGCAGCGGCGGCTCGCTGAACCTGGGGGGCAGCGGGGGCAGCAGCGCGAGCGGCGGGGGCGGCGGAACCAGCGGTGCGGACGGGGGACTCGGCTGCGGGCAAGTGGTCGGCGTGGTACGCGACTTCAGATCGTCGCACCCGGATTTCGAGTGCACGAAGGACAGCCCCTACGCGTGGGTCGATCCGTCCAACAAGGACTGCGGGCCCTGGGACCCGGCCATCGTCGGCTCGCTCGGCAGCGACATCGGCCCGAATAGCAAGCCCGTCTACGCCGGCGGTGCCAAGACACCGAGCACGACCGGCCCTGCGAATTTCAACCAATGGTTCAACGACGCGGCTGCGGTCAACGCCTCGCTGCAGGTGGTGTTTCAGCTCGTGCCGAGCGGCAAGGGTTCGTTCGTGTACGAGACGCCGTTCTTCTTTCCTGTCGACGGCAAACTCTTCGACGCAGAGCCTGGAAACCCGGACAGCAACAAGTTCCCGTCGGACGACAAGAAGATGCGCAACTTCCACTTCACCTACGAGCTGCACACGACCTTCCGCAAGAAGCCGGGCAGTGAGTTCCTGTTCCGCGGGGACGACGACGTGTTCGTGTACGTGAACGGGAAGTTGGCGGTGAACATCGGGGGCATCCACGTGCCCATGGAAGGCAAGATCAACCTGGATCAAGGTCGAGTCGAGATCACGTCGCCGATGGGTTTCCCGAGCTTGAGCCTCGACCCCGGCTTGGGATTCACCGAGTCGATCGCCGGCGGCGTGGCCGGCAACGTCAGCCTCGGGCTCGCCGATGGCGAGATCTATCCGATGGATTTCTTTTTTGCCGAGCGAAACTGCTGCGCGTCCAACTTCCGCCTCGAGACCAACTTCGAGTTCGTCGACTGCGGCATCGTGAAGTAGCCCGGGGCGTCTTTTTCGGGGCCCGCGGCGCAGCACGCCAGCGCTCCCACGTTGGCGCCCTCAGATGGTATCGTCCCGGCGTGGACTTCGGCACCCGCCTCTTCTGGGCAATCGTCGCCATTTTGCTGGGGACCTCCGCGTTCTTCGCCCGGGGGGCTGCCATCGAGCGCGCCGCGGTCCGTGTGTCCGAAGGCAGCCTGAAGACGGGGGACCTGGTGCGGGTCACGCAGGTCGTGGACGGTGACTCCGTCGTCGTCGCCGACCCAACGGGCGCGACGGTCACCGTGCGGATCCTCGGGATCAAGGCCTTTCCACCCAAGCCCGAGCGGGACCCGGCGGCGCGCTTCGGGCGTGACGCCGTGGCCGCGATCGAGCGAGCAGTGAGGGACGAGCCAGTGCGAGTCTTGCTGCACGGTCCAGAGAAAGATCGGCACGGCCGCACCCTGGCCGAACTGTTCGTCGGGGACGAAGACCTCGGGCTGATGCTGGTCAAGCAAGGGCTGGCCCTGACCTACACCGTGTATCCCTTGCCCAGCACTCCCCTCTACCTGAGCGCGCAAGAAGACGCCCAGGCTGCCGAGCGCGGACTCTGGGGGGACAAAGAAGTGGCAACACGCGCCGAGGTGCTGTCGCGAGAATGGGGCCGGGGCGCGGAATGATCTCGATACTCATGCACTTCTTCTCGCGGCGCACGCTCAAACATCCGCCGGCCGCACTGCGCATCACCGTGTTGATGTTCGCAATCCTGACCTTCGGCACGACGGGGTTTCTCTACTTCGAGCTTCCAGACAACCCCACACTGACTTGGGTCGACGGCGCCTGGTACTCGATCGTGACGATGAGCACCGTCGGTTATGGGGACTTCTTTCCCAAGACCTTCGGCGGACGCGTCGTCGTCGCGGTGCCGCTGATGTTCTTCGGCATCGGACTCCTGGGTTACGTCCTTTCCATTGCGGCGAGCGCGCTCGTCCAAGCCAAGAACAAGGAGCTGCACGGCATGGCGGATTTGTCGGTGGAAAACCACCTCGTGGTGATCAACTTTCCTGGGGTGGGCAAGGTCGAGCGTGTGCTCGACGAGCTCGGCGCCGACGCGAGCTTCGGCGACCGCGAAGTGGTCCTGGTCGACGAGTTCTTGGAGGAAATCCCGCCCGAATTGGCCCGCAGGGACGTGCGCTTCGTGCGGGGCAACCCAACCCGTGACGAGACCCTGAGCCGCGCCAACATCGACCAGGCAAGCTTCGTGATCGTGCTCAGCAAGAACCCGGGCAACCCACACTCCGACGACCAGAGCGTCGCGGTCACCCTGGCCATCGAAGCGCGCAACCGCGGTGTGCACACCGTGGTCGAGTGCGTCGACTATTCAGCCCAAGAGTTGCTCAGGAAGGCCGGCTGCGACGCCATCGTCTGCACCTCGCGCTTCGACGCACACTTCCTGTCGAACGAGCTGCTCAACCCGGGGGTTCAGGAGGTGATTGACGAGCTGACGACGAACCTGCGGGGGCAGCAGATCGTGATCACGCCGGTCGAGAGCGAGGGGCTTAGCTACGCCCAAGCCGCAAAGCGCTGTCGTGACGCTGGGCACATTCCAATCGGCGCCCGTCTGGCAGGGGTCAAACATCTCAACCTCACCGACGACCCGAAGCTGAGCGTGGGTGATGCGCTGATCAGCATCGGGAAGACCAAGCTACGCGCGCTCTGAGCGGAGCCGAGCTCACTCGACGCCCGAGATCTCGTACTCTTCGGGCTCATCGCCGCGCAGGACCTCGACCACCTCACCCGATCGCGCGCCGAGCAAGGCGGACCCGAGGGGCGAGCCTGGCGTCACGATGCGGACGCCGCCCCCGAGCCGCACGCCGGCGCCGCCTGGCAGAAGAAACAGGAGCAGGCGACCGGACGGGGCTTCCACCGAGACCAGCGCCGTCGCCGCGATCGGCTCGGTCGAGCCGAAGCGGCGGGGCGCCAGGGACTTCAGTCGCTGGATCTCCTCGCTGAGCTGGGCCACGCGCTGTGCCTGCCCGCGCGCGAGATACGAGGCCTCGGTGGAGCGCATGTCCT includes these proteins:
- a CDS encoding fibro-slime domain-containing protein, producing the protein MASLALSVACGSDDGGGSSSNAGGGGKAGGSGSGGSLNLGGSGGSSASGGGGGTSGADGGLGCGQVVGVVRDFRSSHPDFECTKDSPYAWVDPSNKDCGPWDPAIVGSLGSDIGPNSKPVYAGGAKTPSTTGPANFNQWFNDAAAVNASLQVVFQLVPSGKGSFVYETPFFFPVDGKLFDAEPGNPDSNKFPSDDKKMRNFHFTYELHTTFRKKPGSEFLFRGDDDVFVYVNGKLAVNIGGIHVPMEGKINLDQGRVEITSPMGFPSLSLDPGLGFTESIAGGVAGNVSLGLADGEIYPMDFFFAERNCCASNFRLETNFEFVDCGIVK
- a CDS encoding thermonuclease family protein gives rise to the protein MDFGTRLFWAIVAILLGTSAFFARGAAIERAAVRVSEGSLKTGDLVRVTQVVDGDSVVVADPTGATVTVRILGIKAFPPKPERDPAARFGRDAVAAIERAVRDEPVRVLLHGPEKDRHGRTLAELFVGDEDLGLMLVKQGLALTYTVYPLPSTPLYLSAQEDAQAAERGLWGDKEVATRAEVLSREWGRGAE
- a CDS encoding NAD-binding protein, which translates into the protein MHFFSRRTLKHPPAALRITVLMFAILTFGTTGFLYFELPDNPTLTWVDGAWYSIVTMSTVGYGDFFPKTFGGRVVVAVPLMFFGIGLLGYVLSIAASALVQAKNKELHGMADLSVENHLVVINFPGVGKVERVLDELGADASFGDREVVLVDEFLEEIPPELARRDVRFVRGNPTRDETLSRANIDQASFVIVLSKNPGNPHSDDQSVAVTLAIEARNRGVHTVVECVDYSAQELLRKAGCDAIVCTSRFDAHFLSNELLNPGVQEVIDELTTNLRGQQIVITPVESEGLSYAQAAKRCRDAGHIPIGARLAGVKHLNLTDDPKLSVGDALISIGKTKLRAL
- a CDS encoding GreA/GreB family elongation factor, which gives rise to MSAVGVDKAALLGQVLDELEREWATLVSAQRSTSEGVTHEENRAEGDKDMRSTEASYLARGQAQRVAQLSEEIQRLKSLAPRRFGSTEPIAATALVSVEAPSGRLLLFLLPGGAGVRLGGGVRIVTPGSPLGSALLGARSGEVVEVLRGDEPEEYEISGVE